One part of the Acetoanaerobium sticklandii genome encodes these proteins:
- a CDS encoding pyridoxamine 5'-phosphate oxidase family protein: protein MRRKDREMSEEFALGIIDKSRYGIVSMIDGDNMPYGLPLSIVRDDKNLYFHSAMDGRKVHALVHNQKVSIAFVGEVNVPDNYTKAQLDELAIDESKAVTFISSVFTTEFESAIASGTVEKLENEAEKIHAMKLICQKYTPDKMAYFDIAIKVGLGRTNVYKITIESITGKRKKYDSKGIEMKFGRME from the coding sequence ATGCGAAGAAAAGATAGAGAAATGAGTGAAGAATTTGCACTGGGAATAATAGATAAATCTAGATATGGCATAGTATCTATGATAGATGGTGACAATATGCCTTATGGTCTTCCTCTATCGATAGTAAGAGACGATAAAAATTTATACTTTCATTCAGCTATGGATGGTAGAAAAGTTCATGCCCTAGTCCATAATCAAAAAGTCAGTATAGCCTTTGTAGGTGAAGTAAATGTACCAGATAACTATACTAAAGCTCAACTAGATGAGCTGGCAATAGATGAATCAAAAGCCGTAACTTTTATAAGTAGCGTATTTACTACAGAATTTGAATCAGCTATAGCTTCAGGGACAGTAGAAAAATTAGAAAATGAGGCTGAAAAAATTCATGCAATGAAGCTCATATGTCAAAAATATACCCCAGATAAAATGGCATATTTTGATATTGCAATAAAAGTAGGATTAGGAAGAACAAACGTCTACAAAATAACAATAGAAAGCATTACAGGCAAGAGAAAAAAGTATGATTCCAAAGGGATAGAAATGAAATTTGGAAGAATGGAATAA
- a CDS encoding nitroreductase family protein — protein sequence MSKNFYEALKERRSIYAISKESGVSNERIQEVINEAVLHTPSAFNSQSARVVVLFGENHNKLWDITEASLKKIVPEENFAPTKEKIDSFRNGYASVLFFEDQNVVKNLQEQFSLYKDNFPVWSQQSSGMLQYVIWTALAVEGLGASLQHYNELIEEDVAKEWNIPSGWKLVAQMPFGKPVSGAGEKEFMPLEERVKTYL from the coding sequence ATGTCAAAAAATTTTTATGAAGCATTAAAAGAAAGAAGATCAATTTACGCTATAAGTAAAGAATCTGGGGTATCAAATGAAAGAATCCAAGAGGTTATAAATGAGGCAGTACTTCATACACCATCGGCTTTTAACTCTCAAAGTGCTAGAGTCGTAGTACTATTTGGGGAAAATCACAACAAGCTATGGGATATCACAGAAGCATCACTTAAGAAAATAGTGCCAGAAGAAAATTTTGCACCTACAAAAGAAAAAATCGACTCATTTAGAAATGGCTATGCGAGCGTACTTTTCTTTGAAGATCAAAACGTTGTTAAAAATTTACAAGAGCAGTTTTCGCTATATAAAGATAACTTCCCAGTATGGTCACAGCAATCAAGTGGAATGCTTCAGTATGTAATATGGACAGCTCTTGCAGTAGAAGGCTTAGGAGCGTCACTACAGCACTACAATGAACTAATAGAAGAGGATGTAGCAAAAGAGTGGAACATACCTTCAGGCTGGAAGCTAGTAGCTCAGATGCCATTTGGAAAGCCAGTCTCAGGAGCAGGAGAGAAAGAGTTCATGCCACTAGAAGAGAGAGTAAAAACCTATTTATAA
- a CDS encoding pirin family protein, which translates to MLRKIYHKNMGSSESPWLKSLFHFSFANYHNPNNINFGVLRVVNDDLVSSDTGFDMHPHRDMEIITYVLDGELTHEDNMGNRNTISRGHVQYMSAGTGIYHSEHNLGKDVLRLLQIWIFPDKKDHKPNYGDFKIDEKDRKNKWFHMVSAKNGEAPIQINQDANFYVIELDKDKETEFLMGSDRQAYIVQIEGSSEVNDINLSERDAMEVVEENLKIKALENIHLLVIEMKKA; encoded by the coding sequence ATGCTAAGGAAAATATATCATAAAAATATGGGCTCTAGTGAGTCGCCTTGGCTCAAAAGCCTTTTTCACTTTTCATTTGCAAACTATCATAATCCAAATAACATAAATTTTGGAGTTCTAAGAGTAGTAAATGATGACCTAGTATCTTCAGACACTGGATTTGACATGCACCCTCATAGAGATATGGAGATAATCACCTATGTGCTAGATGGAGAGCTTACTCACGAAGACAATATGGGGAACAGAAATACTATATCAAGAGGTCATGTTCAGTATATGAGCGCAGGAACAGGAATATATCACAGCGAACACAATCTAGGAAAAGATGTTCTAAGATTACTTCAGATATGGATATTTCCAGATAAAAAGGACCATAAACCTAACTATGGAGATTTCAAAATAGATGAGAAGGACAGAAAAAACAAGTGGTTTCACATGGTATCAGCCAAAAACGGGGAAGCCCCTATACAAATAAATCAAGATGCAAACTTTTATGTAATAGAGCTAGATAAGGACAAGGAAACTGAATTTTTAATGGGCAGCGATAGACAAGCCTATATAGTTCAAATAGAAGGAAGCTCAGAGGTAAATGATATAAATCTAAGCGAAAGAGATGCAATGGAAGTAGTAGAGGAAAATCTAAAAATAAAAGCTCTGGAAAACATCCATCTGCTAGTAATAGAGATGAAAAAAGCATAA
- a CDS encoding DUF1653 domain-containing protein, with the protein MEYLRTLKIGKKYRHFKGKEYLVMHIAKHSETLEELVIYQALYGEMGVWVRPLDMFLEQVEVNGQMVNRFEEI; encoded by the coding sequence GTGGAATATTTGAGGACACTAAAGATTGGCAAGAAATACAGACATTTTAAGGGCAAAGAATATCTAGTAATGCATATAGCAAAGCATTCAGAAACCTTAGAAGAGCTAGTAATTTATCAGGCTCTTTATGGCGAAATGGGAGTATGGGTTAGACCGCTTGATATGTTTCTAGAGCAGGTGGAAGTAAATGGGCAGATGGTGAATAGATTTGAAGAGATATAA
- a CDS encoding DUF979 domain-containing protein: MVDILLEIFYILSGLVAFSAAYMAFKDANHPKKIGTAMFWILLGLTFMIGKYIPAEIVGIMILAMGGLTAFKQVAIGNQENAPDEFRQRESERIGNKIFLPALSMAVFAFLIAQFTTLGGLVGLGIGTVISIIMTLAMTKANPSYISYDGSRLLQQIGSSSILPQLLAALGALFAVAGVGEVISTGISSVIPQGNILLGVIAYCLGMAIFTMIMGNAFAAFAVITAGIGIPFVYSQGANPAIVGTLALTAGYCGTLMTPMAANFNVVPAAILETKNEKRVIISQIPFAIAMLLTHIALMYFWAF; this comes from the coding sequence ATGGTAGATATACTATTAGAGATTTTTTATATACTTTCTGGACTTGTAGCATTTTCAGCAGCCTATATGGCATTTAAGGATGCTAATCATCCTAAAAAAATAGGGACAGCTATGTTTTGGATATTGTTGGGACTTACATTTATGATAGGAAAATATATTCCAGCTGAAATAGTTGGAATCATGATATTAGCTATGGGAGGACTTACAGCCTTCAAACAAGTAGCTATTGGAAATCAGGAAAATGCACCAGATGAGTTTAGACAAAGAGAGTCAGAACGTATTGGAAATAAAATTTTCCTTCCTGCGCTTAGTATGGCAGTATTTGCTTTCTTAATAGCTCAGTTTACAACACTTGGAGGACTAGTAGGTCTAGGTATTGGTACTGTAATTTCAATTATAATGACGTTAGCTATGACTAAAGCAAATCCAAGCTATATTTCATATGATGGAAGCAGATTATTGCAGCAGATTGGTTCATCGAGTATTCTGCCTCAGCTTCTTGCAGCTCTAGGAGCACTTTTTGCTGTAGCTGGTGTAGGAGAGGTTATATCTACAGGGATATCTAGCGTTATACCTCAAGGGAATATATTGCTTGGAGTAATAGCTTACTGTCTAGGCATGGCAATATTTACAATGATAATGGGAAATGCATTTGCTGCATTTGCAGTTATTACAGCGGGTATAGGAATTCCTTTTGTATATTCACAAGGAGCAAATCCTGCAATAGTAGGAACTTTAGCTTTGACTGCAGGATATTGTGGAACTCTTATGACACCTATGGCAGCTAATTTTAATGTTGTTCCAGCTGCAATTTTGGAAACTAAGAATGAAAAAAGAGTAATTATAAGTCAGATTCCATTTGCAATAGCAATGCTTTTAACCCATATAGCACTTATGTATTTTTGGGCATTTTAG
- a CDS encoding winged helix-turn-helix transcriptional regulator, which produces METKTDMKYNCPIQYTLDLIGGKWKLVILWHLASEGIMRYSELRRSLKGITHKMLSQQLKELESDGFIHREEYPQVPPKVEYSLTDFGKSILPVLKGMSEWGTLNMNK; this is translated from the coding sequence ATGGAAACTAAAACAGATATGAAATATAACTGCCCCATCCAATATACTTTGGACTTAATCGGGGGAAAATGGAAGCTTGTCATCCTATGGCATCTAGCTAGCGAAGGCATCATGAGATACAGCGAGTTAAGAAGAAGCTTAAAAGGCATCACTCACAAAATGCTAAGCCAGCAATTAAAGGAGCTCGAATCAGATGGGTTCATTCACAGAGAGGAATACCCTCAGGTTCCCCCAAAGGTAGAGTATTCTCTTACTGATTTTGGAAAATCAATACTTCCTGTTCTAAAAGGCATGAGCGAGTGGGGAACTTTAAATATGAACAAGTAA